Below is a window of Rhodoglobus vestalii DNA.
GTTCTTCCGATTTCTATTTCTGGCGATCTGCTGACGGTCGCCGTGGCTAACCCCGGCGACGTTGTCACTCTTGATGACCTGCGGGCGGCGACGAAGATGCACATCAGCCCGGTTGTCGCCGAGCGCCAAGATCTGCGAAATGCAATCAACCGCGTCATCCGCTCCGATGGCGAGTTGAGCGAGCTCAGCTCGGTGCTCAAAGAGGAGACTTCGACCCCGGGAAATGATATTGTTCCGGCTCAAGAGGCAGCAGAAGATGACGCGCCCATTGTGCGGTTCGTGAACCTTCTCATCAGTCAGGCTATCCAGGACCGCGCATCAGATATCCACATTGAGCCGGCTGAGGACGGTATGAATGTTCGGTACCGCATCGACGGCGTGCTTCACCAGATGCAGAAGGCGCCGCGACAAATTCAGAACGGTGTCATTTCTCGACTCAAGATCATGAGCGACATCGATATTTCTGAGCGTCGTAAGCCTCAGGATGGTCGGCTCTCGGTCATCCATTCTGGGCGCAAAATCGACTTGCGGGTGGCGACGCTGCCGACGGTGTGGGGCGAAAAAGTTGTTATGCGAATTCTTGATAGTTCGAGTTCGTCGATGAGCCTCAATGATCTGAATCTTTTGCAACGAAACTTTGATGCCTACCGTTCGGCATACACCAAGCCGTACGGCATGATCTTGGTCACGGGCCCGACGGGTTCGGGAAAGTCGACGACACTGTATTCGACTCTTCACACGGTTGCGAAGCCCGAACTGAATGTGATCACGGTTGAAGACCCGGTGGAGTACCGCATGGCGGGAATCAACCAGGTGCAGGTGAATCCCAAAGCTGGTCTCACGTTTGCTAGTGCTCTGCGCTCTATCTTGCGTTCCGACCCGGATGTGGTGCTGATCGGTGAGATCCGTGACCACGAGACGGCGCAGATCGCTATCGAAGCGTCGCTCACGGGCCACCTCGTGCTCTCTACCCTGCACACTAACGATGCCCCCAGTGCTATTACCCGTCTGATCGAGATGGATATTGAGCCCTTTTTGGTGGGGTCAGCAATCGACTGTGTTGTGGCTCAGCGTCTTGCGCGCAGGCTCTGCGAGCGGTGCAAGGAGACGTTCACCGCCGAGGTTGGCCAGATGCTCAGTTTGCGGGTTGGCTTTGATCCTGAGCGTCACGCTTTGCCCACTCTGCACCGTCCGGTGGGATGCTCGTCGTGTTCGGGCACTGGTTACCGCGGTCGGGTTGCGGTGCACGAGGTCATGTTGGTCTCGGAGGAGATTGAGCGTTTGGCGGTTCAGCGCGCTTCGAGCGCCGAAATTTCGAAGGTCGCGATTTCGCAGGGAATGTTGACGCTCCGACAGGATGGCTGGATGAAGGTTCAGCTTGGTTTCACGTCGATCGAAGAAGTTCTTCGGGTTGTTGCGTGATGCTGCGCTCGACACGATTGCGCTTGAGACTATGGGGGAAAATATGAGCCAGGATCAACCGGGGCACGCAGATTCAGGCGTCTACGATCTGGATTCAGATGTGCCGCCGTCACCGTCGCCGGGTTTCTCGTCCGAGTCGCCCGGAGTGAATTTCTCGCCACCGCCTCTGGTTCCGCCGTCGGCTGCCCCGACTATGCCGCCGCCCACAACGGCTCCGGCTGGTGACGCGGAGGGCTCTGGGCTGTTTGCTCCCTTTGAGGAGACGTCGCGCCGATCACAACGACGCGACACGGCAGGTTTCGCTGCTGCACCACCGCCGACCGCTGCATCGGCGGGCGGCTCAACTCCCACCGCGCCGCCCCCGACGGCTGCGCCACCGGCATCACCGCCGCCGACTATGGCCGCTCCGGGTTCGGCCCAGACACCTCCAGCGCCGATGGATTTCCCGACGGCGCCGCCGGTGGCATCGCCGGGGCCAGACTGGGGCAAGTTCCTGGACCCACCGCCGGAGCCCGATCCCGTTCCCGAGACGGCACCAGCACCGCAGTCCCCACCGACCCAGCAGGCACCAACCCAGCAAGCACCGCCCCAGCGGGCGTCAGCGGAACCGTCGCCGCTGTTCACCGCTGATCCTCCGCGGGCGCGGCCGTCGTTTGCTGAGCGTGCGGCGCGTGCGGCGGCGGAGTCTGCTGGCGGCGCCGATGCCGCTCCGGCTGAGCCTCGGGTTTTTTCTGATCTTTCTGGCGATAGCGATCTGCTGGCGGCTCTCGACCATGTTG
It encodes the following:
- a CDS encoding GspE/PulE family protein, which gives rise to MATLTEILIIRGLIPIETLDTFSGMPLEDEPKLLTLVEEGTITYGQIASARAAQAELPFVELQDYPIDRAAVALVPAALCRRCEVLPISISGDLLTVAVANPGDVVTLDDLRAATKMHISPVVAERQDLRNAINRVIRSDGELSELSSVLKEETSTPGNDIVPAQEAAEDDAPIVRFVNLLISQAIQDRASDIHIEPAEDGMNVRYRIDGVLHQMQKAPRQIQNGVISRLKIMSDIDISERRKPQDGRLSVIHSGRKIDLRVATLPTVWGEKVVMRILDSSSSSMSLNDLNLLQRNFDAYRSAYTKPYGMILVTGPTGSGKSTTLYSTLHTVAKPELNVITVEDPVEYRMAGINQVQVNPKAGLTFASALRSILRSDPDVVLIGEIRDHETAQIAIEASLTGHLVLSTLHTNDAPSAITRLIEMDIEPFLVGSAIDCVVAQRLARRLCERCKETFTAEVGQMLSLRVGFDPERHALPTLHRPVGCSSCSGTGYRGRVAVHEVMLVSEEIERLAVQRASSAEISKVAISQGMLTLRQDGWMKVQLGFTSIEEVLRVVA